Proteins encoded together in one Coffea arabica cultivar ET-39 chromosome 2c, Coffea Arabica ET-39 HiFi, whole genome shotgun sequence window:
- the LOC140035003 gene encoding probable protein S-acyltransferase 15 isoform X1: MKLERILSVPIFSVVFMVGFVYYVTVFIFIEDCSGLSTSEGSRHAMVFTLSAFLFVFSFFVCVLTDPGGVPPGFVPDVEHSLPSDQEDKTSHVNPRQCDKCSAYKPPRAHHCRVCRRCVLRMDHHCVWINNCVGHRNYKAFVVSVFYATIATTYSWIVILNCVLQKDQDFSGRIPLKIFYIACGVMFLGLTLTLGTLLAWHIYLISHNKTTIEYYDGKRAAWLAKKSGLRPHHPFDVGAFKNFTLVLGPNMLKWLWPTAVSHIKDGLSFPTARDNL; encoded by the exons ATGAAGCTCGAAAGAATTCTCTCAGTTCCCATATTTTCAGTTGTTTTCATGGTGGGGTTTGTTTATTATGTCACAGTTTTCATCTTTATTGAAGATTGTTCAGGTTTAAGTACCTCAGAAGGCTCGCGACATGCTATGGTTTTCACCTTATCGgctttcctattcgttttctctttctttgtcTGTGTCCTCACCGACCCTGGTGGTGTCCCTCCTGGATTTGTTCCTGATGTTGAGCATAGTCTTCCCTCAGATCAAGAAGATAAGACTTCT CATGTAAACCCGAGGCAATGTGATAAGTGTTCAGCATATAAACCTCCCAGGGCTCATCATTGTCGTGTTTGTCGAAGGTGTGTTCTGAGAATG GACCATCATTGTGTCTGGATAAATAATTGTGTTGGTCATAGAAACTACAAGGCTTTTGTTGTATCAGTGTTCTATGCAACTATTGCTACTACCTACTCTTGG ATAGTGATTCTAAATTGCGTGCTTCAGAAGGACCAGGATTTCAGTGGAAGGATACCGCTTAAGATCTTTTAT ATTGCATGTGGGGTAATGTTTTTGGGCTTGACTTTGACGTTGGGAACTCTCTTGGCTTGGCATATCTATCTCATATCTCATAATAAGACGACTATAGAG TATTATGATGGAAAAAGAGCAGCTTGGTTGGCCAAAAAATCTGGTTTACGTCCTCATCATCCTTTTGATGTTGgtgctttcaaaaattttacccTG GTATTAGGTCCAAACATGTTAAAATGGCTATGGCCGACAGCAGTTAGCCATATCAAAGATGGATTGAGCTTTCCTACTGCACGTGATAACTTGTGA
- the LOC140035003 gene encoding probable protein S-acyltransferase 15 isoform X2, with the protein MKLERILSVPIFSVVFMVGFVYYVTVFIFIEDCSGLSTSEGSRHAMVFTLSAFLFVFSFFVCVLTDPGGVPPGFVPDVEHSLPSDQEDKTSHVNPRQCDKCSAYKPPRAHHCRVCRRCVLRMDHHCVWINNCVGHRNYKAFVVSVFYATIATTYSWIVILNCVLQKDQDFSGRIPLKIFYIACGVMFLGLTLTLGTLLAWHIYLISHNKTTIEVLGPNMLKWLWPTAVSHIKDGLSFPTARDNL; encoded by the exons ATGAAGCTCGAAAGAATTCTCTCAGTTCCCATATTTTCAGTTGTTTTCATGGTGGGGTTTGTTTATTATGTCACAGTTTTCATCTTTATTGAAGATTGTTCAGGTTTAAGTACCTCAGAAGGCTCGCGACATGCTATGGTTTTCACCTTATCGgctttcctattcgttttctctttctttgtcTGTGTCCTCACCGACCCTGGTGGTGTCCCTCCTGGATTTGTTCCTGATGTTGAGCATAGTCTTCCCTCAGATCAAGAAGATAAGACTTCT CATGTAAACCCGAGGCAATGTGATAAGTGTTCAGCATATAAACCTCCCAGGGCTCATCATTGTCGTGTTTGTCGAAGGTGTGTTCTGAGAATG GACCATCATTGTGTCTGGATAAATAATTGTGTTGGTCATAGAAACTACAAGGCTTTTGTTGTATCAGTGTTCTATGCAACTATTGCTACTACCTACTCTTGG ATAGTGATTCTAAATTGCGTGCTTCAGAAGGACCAGGATTTCAGTGGAAGGATACCGCTTAAGATCTTTTAT ATTGCATGTGGGGTAATGTTTTTGGGCTTGACTTTGACGTTGGGAACTCTCTTGGCTTGGCATATCTATCTCATATCTCATAATAAGACGACTATAGAG GTATTAGGTCCAAACATGTTAAAATGGCTATGGCCGACAGCAGTTAGCCATATCAAAGATGGATTGAGCTTTCCTACTGCACGTGATAACTTGTGA